One genomic segment of Candidatus Polarisedimenticolia bacterium includes these proteins:
- a CDS encoding beta-ketoacyl synthase N-terminal-like domain-containing protein produces MPIETVVTGLGTIGPYGFGREALAKALAAGKPVASEVDRGGGWHREGGSRLAALIREPDLSRWIPPAAARRMSFPSKLAVAAGKMALPDAGIETVASEGGRAGVYLATAFGPVHNTEKLLRQIFLEGAEAAQPFYFSECVANTPAAQLAIAVGARGPNVTIVQREAGPLLAVGRGAQAVREGRVDRALAGAVEEIPPLLHALLGRFGALAQAEEKLAEQPRPLDRRRNGILAGEGASLLVLEREDAARARGARILARVRWSGAAFDATAGVTDWGTGHDALAAALRAGLATAGGAAGISMIVSGASGAKRGDLLEARVLKAVWGEAPLPPVMTPKAVTGEYGGGILAAGLLALEGKALAPFPEAPELDPEIGFSPHRGAVPEKRARVLLTGLASGGAAAWLLLERAS; encoded by the coding sequence ATGCCGATTGAGACGGTCGTGACCGGGCTCGGGACGATCGGTCCCTATGGATTCGGGCGCGAGGCGCTGGCGAAGGCGCTGGCCGCGGGCAAGCCGGTCGCTTCGGAGGTGGATCGCGGCGGTGGCTGGCACCGCGAAGGGGGCTCCCGGCTCGCCGCGCTGATCCGCGAGCCCGACCTGTCGCGCTGGATTCCCCCGGCCGCCGCCCGGCGGATGAGCTTTCCCTCCAAGCTGGCCGTGGCTGCCGGCAAGATGGCGCTGCCGGACGCCGGGATCGAGACGGTCGCCTCCGAGGGAGGCCGCGCCGGCGTCTACCTGGCCACCGCCTTCGGTCCCGTCCACAACACCGAGAAGCTGTTGCGGCAGATCTTCCTCGAAGGGGCGGAGGCGGCCCAGCCCTTCTACTTCTCGGAATGCGTCGCGAACACCCCCGCGGCGCAGCTGGCGATCGCGGTCGGCGCGCGCGGCCCGAACGTCACGATCGTCCAGCGGGAGGCGGGGCCGCTGCTCGCGGTGGGGCGGGGCGCGCAGGCGGTGCGGGAGGGGAGAGTGGACCGGGCGCTGGCCGGGGCCGTCGAAGAGATTCCGCCGCTGCTGCACGCCCTTCTGGGACGCTTCGGGGCTCTGGCTCAGGCGGAGGAGAAGCTCGCCGAGCAGCCCCGGCCCCTCGACCGGCGCCGCAACGGTATCCTGGCGGGGGAAGGCGCGAGCCTCCTCGTCCTCGAGCGCGAGGATGCGGCGCGCGCCCGCGGCGCGAGGATCCTGGCGCGGGTGAGGTGGAGCGGCGCCGCGTTCGACGCCACCGCCGGCGTGACCGACTGGGGCACGGGACACGACGCGCTCGCCGCCGCGCTGCGGGCGGGCCTCGCGACGGCCGGCGGAGCGGCCGGGATTTCCATGATCGTCTCCGGAGCCTCGGGAGCAAAGCGCGGTGACCTTCTTGAAGCCCGCGTCCTGAAGGCGGTCTGGGGTGAGGCGCCCCTTCCGCCGGTAATGACGCCCAAGGCGGTCACCGGAGAATATGGCGGCGGGATTCTCGCCGCGGGGCTGCTCGCCCTGGAAGGGAAGGCGCTTGCGCCGTTCCCCGAGGCGCCGGAGCTCGACCCCGAAATCGGCTTCTCGCCGCATCGCGGCGCGGTGCCGGAGAAGCGGGCGCGCGTCCTGCTCACGGGGCTCGCTTCGGGCGGCGCGGCCGCCTGGCTCCTCCTGGAGAGAGCGTCCTGA
- a CDS encoding beta-ketoacyl-[acyl-carrier-protein] synthase family protein, whose product MPRVDRAPARPRTVVVSGLGAVTPFGWNVPSTWNGLRSGKTSIGPFDRFDHSGYRTHVAAQVDLARAAPRPRGKPARISLADRYAVCAAREALSQAGLGGGDWTRRAGVYFGSSTGGMLENERYFEALLAAEGGARRRLPRMSILAPQQYNAPGDAVAREIGIGGPVQTVSAACASGGMAIGDALRAVRSGEVETAITGGSDSLCRLTYAGFNALRSVDERPCRPFRKDRAGLSIGEGAGVIVLEPLERVLARGARPLAVAAGEAATCDAYHMTAPHPLGAGAAEAIGAALADAQLDPGEIDFVNAHGTGTPLNDLAECEALASVFGERARELPVTSTKSLVGHLLGSAGAVEAVATILCLVAGEVHPMPAEGESDPAIGVQLVLGSPLKLKRARHALSTSLAFGGANAALIFSRPRPEDRDAD is encoded by the coding sequence ATGCCGCGAGTTGATCGCGCCCCTGCCCGTCCCCGCACCGTCGTCGTCTCCGGGCTCGGCGCGGTAACTCCTTTCGGCTGGAACGTCCCCTCCACCTGGAACGGCCTGCGATCCGGCAAGACTTCCATCGGTCCGTTCGATCGTTTCGACCATTCGGGCTATCGCACTCATGTCGCCGCCCAGGTCGATCTCGCCCGCGCCGCGCCGCGGCCCCGCGGCAAACCGGCGCGCATCTCCCTCGCCGATCGCTACGCCGTCTGCGCCGCCCGCGAGGCGCTGTCGCAGGCGGGGCTCGGCGGCGGCGACTGGACGCGGCGGGCCGGCGTCTATTTCGGCAGCAGCACGGGCGGGATGCTCGAGAACGAGCGCTACTTCGAGGCGCTGCTGGCCGCCGAAGGGGGCGCGCGCCGGAGACTCCCGCGGATGAGCATTCTCGCCCCGCAGCAATACAACGCCCCGGGCGACGCGGTGGCGCGCGAGATCGGAATCGGCGGCCCCGTCCAGACCGTCTCCGCCGCGTGCGCTTCGGGCGGGATGGCGATCGGCGACGCCCTCCGCGCCGTCCGCTCGGGCGAGGTCGAAACGGCGATTACGGGAGGATCCGACTCGCTTTGCCGCCTCACCTACGCCGGATTCAACGCCCTGAGGTCGGTCGACGAGCGCCCCTGCCGCCCCTTTCGCAAGGATCGCGCCGGGCTGTCGATCGGCGAGGGCGCCGGCGTGATCGTGCTCGAGCCGCTCGAGCGCGTTCTGGCGCGCGGGGCCCGGCCGCTCGCGGTGGCGGCCGGCGAGGCGGCGACCTGTGACGCCTATCACATGACCGCCCCTCATCCTCTCGGGGCCGGCGCGGCGGAGGCGATCGGCGCCGCGCTGGCCGACGCCCAGCTCGATCCCGGCGAGATCGATTTCGTCAACGCCCACGGAACGGGAACGCCGCTGAACGACCTCGCCGAATGCGAAGCGCTCGCCTCCGTGTTCGGCGAGCGGGCGCGCGAGCTTCCGGTGACTTCCACCAAGTCGCTGGTCGGGCACCTGCTGGGCTCGGCCGGAGCGGTCGAGGCGGTGGCGACGATCCTCTGCCTGGTCGCCGGGGAGGTCCACCCGATGCCCGCCGAAGGGGAGTCCGATCCGGCGATTGGCGTGCAGCTGGTCCTGGGCTCGCCGCTCAAGCTGAAGCGAGCGCGTCATGCGCTCTCCACCAGCCTCGCTTTCGGCGGTGCGAACGCCGCGCTCATCTTCTCCCGTCCCCGCCCGGAGGATCGCGATGCCGATTGA
- a CDS encoding phosphopantetheine-binding protein, producing MPESPTIRSKIKSLLVSALRLDGLAPSDIADDSPLFGEGLGLDSVDALELVVALEKEFKIPIQSHEVGREAFASVGALAAFIERRLAAAGNADAAS from the coding sequence ATGCCGGAAAGTCCGACGATTCGCTCGAAGATCAAGTCCCTCCTGGTAAGCGCCCTCCGTCTGGATGGGCTCGCTCCTTCCGACATCGCCGACGACTCCCCGCTCTTCGGAGAAGGCCTCGGGCTCGACTCCGTCGACGCCCTCGAGCTGGTCGTCGCGCTCGAGAAAGAGTTCAAGATTCCGATTCAGAGCCACGAGGTCGGCCGGGAGGCGTTCGCGTCCGTCGGCGCTCTGGCGGCCTTCATCGAGCGACGCCTCGCCGCCGCGGGGAACGCGGATGCCGCGAGTTGA
- a CDS encoding polysaccharide deacetylase family protein: MKEYSTDPLVAKPETPLLRPASRSWRASALMRVSAGMHAGALGTLIFAPRAWPGVLGAIAADHLTVVGAGLLPRSAWLGPVLVRLPGPAEARREIALTFDDGPDPATTPRILDLLEARAARSTFFCIGRRVEERPELAAEIVRRGHRVENHSYRHPAGFWFLPPAALRAEIERGQEAIAGAAGRAPRLFRAPAGIRSPLLEPALAQAGLDLVAWTRRGFDTVTGKSEAVLGRLLRGLSPGDILLLHDRAARRTASGSPVVLEVLPRLLDAIDAAGLKPVPLGPPAPGLERLPAAR, translated from the coding sequence GTGAAGGAGTATAGCACGGATCCCCTCGTCGCCAAGCCCGAGACGCCGCTGCTTCGCCCCGCATCCCGCTCCTGGCGAGCCTCCGCGCTGATGCGCGTTTCGGCGGGGATGCACGCGGGGGCGCTCGGGACGCTGATCTTCGCCCCGCGCGCCTGGCCGGGCGTTCTCGGGGCGATCGCCGCCGATCACTTGACCGTGGTCGGCGCCGGCCTGCTGCCGCGCAGCGCCTGGCTGGGCCCGGTTCTCGTGCGCCTCCCGGGCCCCGCCGAGGCCCGGCGGGAGATCGCCCTGACGTTCGACGACGGCCCCGATCCGGCGACGACGCCCCGGATTCTCGATCTCCTCGAGGCGAGAGCGGCCCGCTCGACCTTCTTCTGCATCGGCCGCCGAGTCGAAGAGCGCCCGGAGCTTGCCGCCGAAATCGTCCGGCGCGGCCATCGGGTGGAGAACCACTCCTACCGGCACCCCGCTGGCTTCTGGTTCCTGCCGCCGGCGGCGCTGCGCGCCGAGATCGAGCGCGGCCAGGAGGCGATCGCCGGGGCGGCGGGCCGGGCTCCGCGGCTCTTCCGGGCCCCGGCCGGCATCCGGAGCCCCCTTCTCGAGCCGGCGCTCGCGCAGGCCGGGCTCGATCTGGTGGCCTGGACGCGGCGCGGATTCGACACCGTGACGGGGAAGTCGGAGGCGGTCCTGGGCCGGCTGCTTCGCGGCCTCTCGCCCGGCGACATCCTGCTCCTCCACGACCGGGCCGCCCGGCGCACGGCCTCCGGTTCCCCCGTCGTCCTGGAAGTGCTCCCGCGCCTGCTCGACGCCATCGACGCGGCGGGACTCAAGCCGGTGCCGCTCGGACCGCCGGCGCCGGGGCTCGAGCGATTGCCGGCCGCCCGATGA